From Nitratidesulfovibrio vulgaris str. Hildenborough, a single genomic window includes:
- a CDS encoding L-lactate permease, translating to MYTASVLLAFLPVVAIFLLLLVYRVAADTAGYIGWGVAALVAIFWFDTPVQVVLLASAAGLVASLPITLVMGASILQISVMQETGAVARVVALMKSIAPGQQAVQIMLINVGFGILLTSLGAVTVSILPPIMLALGYSTMTAILLPAIGYDALCTYALLGIPAVVYANFVGQPVNEVGGYFARYMPVISTCIALGMLQLTGGMKMVRKGLVPALVAGLTAGFTAIFMARLGLVTITGIAAGLAVIAVLMLYIRLTGKPLRDRNLLAENDLAAERHLSLAAACSPWILLTVVSLVLNAPFLPFFDFTFKQLSMPVEIIPRSPERIRLFWQAYFWVIVCTFAALPFLKATKAQVTSALGKAGKRALRPMMSASVFFAIAYVMNHSGKTPDWVLADKLHNMVYLMADASAATFGKFYPLVAPYLGLLGGFISGSESSSIAMLTKLHLSTSESIGASGLLVAAASGIGGGLASVISPAKLQNAAASIDRIRDAAQAIRPAFVIAMLITGVCSVMTMFWAY from the coding sequence ATGTACACAGCTTCAGTCCTACTGGCCTTTCTTCCCGTGGTCGCCATCTTCCTGCTGTTGCTCGTGTATCGCGTCGCAGCGGATACGGCGGGCTACATCGGCTGGGGTGTCGCCGCCCTCGTGGCCATCTTCTGGTTCGACACACCCGTGCAGGTCGTCCTGCTGGCAAGCGCGGCCGGGCTTGTGGCCTCGCTGCCCATCACGCTGGTCATGGGTGCGAGCATCCTGCAGATTTCCGTGATGCAGGAGACGGGCGCGGTGGCGCGCGTCGTGGCGCTCATGAAGAGCATCGCCCCCGGCCAGCAGGCCGTTCAGATCATGCTCATCAACGTGGGCTTCGGCATCCTGCTGACGTCACTGGGAGCGGTGACGGTGTCGATCCTGCCGCCCATCATGCTGGCGCTGGGCTATTCCACCATGACGGCCATCCTGCTGCCCGCCATCGGGTACGACGCCCTGTGCACCTATGCCCTGCTCGGCATTCCCGCCGTGGTGTACGCCAACTTCGTAGGCCAGCCGGTCAACGAGGTCGGCGGCTACTTCGCGCGGTACATGCCCGTCATCTCGACCTGCATCGCACTGGGCATGCTCCAGCTCACCGGGGGCATGAAGATGGTGCGCAAGGGCCTTGTCCCCGCACTTGTGGCAGGCCTCACGGCGGGCTTCACGGCCATATTCATGGCCCGCCTCGGGCTGGTCACCATCACGGGCATCGCAGCGGGCCTTGCGGTCATCGCCGTGCTGATGCTGTACATCCGCCTCACGGGCAAGCCCCTCCGCGACAGGAACCTGCTTGCCGAGAACGACCTCGCGGCGGAACGCCACCTGTCACTGGCGGCGGCCTGTTCACCGTGGATTCTGCTGACCGTGGTCTCGCTCGTGCTCAATGCGCCCTTCCTGCCGTTCTTCGACTTCACCTTCAAACAGCTCTCCATGCCCGTGGAGATCATCCCGCGCTCGCCCGAGAGGATTCGCCTCTTCTGGCAGGCGTACTTCTGGGTCATCGTGTGCACCTTCGCCGCGCTGCCCTTCCTCAAGGCCACGAAGGCGCAGGTGACCTCGGCCCTCGGCAAGGCTGGCAAACGCGCCCTGCGACCCATGATGTCCGCCTCGGTGTTCTTCGCCATCGCCTACGTCATGAACCATTCGGGCAAGACGCCTGACTGGGTGCTGGCCGACAAGCTGCACAACATGGTCTACCTCATGGCAGATGCCTCGGCGGCGACATTCGGCAAGTTCTATCCGCTGGTGGCCCCCTACCTCGGGCTTCTGGGCGGCTTCATCAGCGGTTCCGAATCGTCGTCCATCGCCATGCTCACCAAACTGCACCTCTCCACTTCGGAGTCCATCGGGGCCTCGGGTCTGCTGGTCGCAGCGGCCAGCGGCATCGGTGGCGGACTCGCCAGCGTGATATCACCCGCCAAACTGCAGAACGCAGCGGCGAGCATCGACCGCATCCGTGACGCGGCACAGGCCATTCGCCCGGCCTTCGTCATCGCCATGCTCATCACGGGTGTCTGTTCGGTGATGACCATGTTCTGGGCCTATTAG
- a CDS encoding flagellar brake protein — translation MNQGRPGVHVRVFDARVGDRVVVEPKGVGDRFMSVFVGWDAGRYLIVKMPSNLALKDHLYPDKPVVLRYLHCTGEVHGCETTIETSVAVPHRLLFLRHPESVEAVSLRKDAWVNCSVPALLRHEAGNMAGYLLDVSRGGCKVAYFEEEGLPTLAAGTEVQCSFRLPGGEQPVEVGAVVRNVAGEGGRIVCGLEFRDAPEPVVAAIGAYVDAAAFLVGTSCADRVVR, via the coding sequence ATGAATCAAGGCAGACCCGGTGTGCATGTCCGTGTGTTCGATGCCCGTGTCGGTGACCGTGTGGTGGTGGAACCGAAAGGTGTGGGCGACCGCTTCATGTCGGTCTTTGTCGGCTGGGATGCGGGCCGTTATCTCATCGTGAAGATGCCGTCGAACCTCGCGCTCAAGGACCACCTCTACCCGGACAAGCCCGTCGTCCTGCGCTACCTCCATTGCACCGGTGAAGTGCACGGTTGCGAAACCACCATCGAGACATCCGTCGCGGTGCCGCACCGGCTGCTCTTCCTGCGTCATCCCGAATCGGTCGAAGCGGTGAGCCTTCGCAAGGATGCGTGGGTCAACTGCTCCGTTCCGGCATTGCTCCGCCACGAGGCGGGCAACATGGCAGGCTACCTGCTCGATGTGTCGCGTGGTGGATGCAAGGTCGCCTATTTCGAGGAGGAGGGGCTCCCCACTCTTGCTGCGGGAACGGAGGTCCAGTGCTCCTTCAGGTTGCCCGGTGGCGAGCAGCCCGTGGAAGTGGGGGCCGTTGTCCGCAATGTGGCGGGTGAGGGCGGGCGCATCGTGTGCGGGCTCGAGTTCAGGGATGCACCGGAACCCGTCGTCGCCGCCATCGGCGCGTATGTGGACGCCGCCGCGTTTCTCGTGGGCACCAGTTGCGCCGACCGTGTCGTGCGCTGA
- a CDS encoding LexA family transcriptional regulator encodes MERAKSFEAVLERLMVASGAKNDSDLARILGITPQSVSGARKRGEVPPVWIQSFAEKTGISSDWLFFGRQPEAVAMEPVRVGMLRAGDPIARVVTKSESAQEEMTPPLAHAGKAHVIECDDCEIMMLPMVEARLSAGNGSFETGANIERRYAFRTDFLLRKGQPSHMVLMRVDGDSMEPNIMNGDVVLIDQSQRDPRAGKVYAVGVEDVVYLKMVNAAPGKIVLSSYNAVYPPLEIDARGDLSNGIRIIGRAVWVGRELN; translated from the coding sequence ATGGAAAGAGCGAAATCGTTTGAAGCCGTTCTAGAACGACTGATGGTCGCCTCTGGAGCTAAAAACGATTCTGATTTAGCAAGAATACTGGGCATAACGCCGCAGTCGGTTAGCGGTGCGCGCAAGCGTGGGGAAGTTCCCCCGGTGTGGATACAGTCTTTTGCTGAAAAAACAGGAATCAGCAGTGATTGGCTCTTCTTTGGAAGACAGCCTGAAGCTGTAGCAATGGAACCCGTCCGCGTGGGAATGCTTCGGGCGGGCGACCCCATAGCTCGTGTCGTTACAAAGTCTGAGTCTGCGCAGGAAGAAATGACGCCCCCCTTGGCTCATGCCGGAAAGGCGCACGTCATCGAATGTGACGACTGCGAAATCATGATGCTACCTATGGTCGAAGCCCGCTTGAGTGCAGGCAATGGCAGCTTTGAGACTGGGGCTAATATTGAGCGTCGCTATGCCTTCCGCACAGACTTCTTGCTACGCAAGGGGCAGCCTTCGCATATGGTGCTGATGCGCGTGGATGGCGATAGTATGGAACCCAATATAATGAACGGCGACGTGGTTCTCATCGACCAGAGCCAGAGAGACCCGCGCGCGGGCAAAGTTTATGCTGTTGGCGTTGAGGATGTGGTCTATCTGAAGATGGTGAATGCAGCGCCGGGAAAAATCGTGCTTTCAAGCTATAACGCCGTGTATCCACCTCTGGAAATTGACGCTCGAGGCGACCTTTCCAATGGAATACGCATTATTGGACGTGCGGTGTGGGTTGGCAGAGAATTGAACTGA